cacagttctccagctgaggtaTAAAGTAGAGTGGACAATTACCTCCATGACTCTCAAACAACACTctttaatacatcccagaatgatattagcctttttcacaattgtatcacactgttggctcatcTGCAATTTttgatctactataacccccagatccttttcagcagcagtaccacctagccaattattccctattttgtagttgtgcatttgatttctccttcctaagtgaagtactctGCACTTGCCTCTATTGAatgtcatcttgttgatttcagactaattctccagtttatcaaggttgttttgcatctaatcctgtcctcccaagTGCTTGTAATACCTCtaagcttggtgtcatccacaaattttataagtggactctccactccattatccaagtcatcaatgaaaatattgactagtaccagacccaggactgaccccactagatacaccctcccagtatAACACCAatccattgataactattctgaCAACCAGTTGTGCAgttatttcatctagaccacatttccctagcttgCTTGTGAGAATGCCATGTGGGATCAAAAGCCTTACGAAAATCAAGGTATCAcatttcctgcccctgccccccacgccccCTCCCGGGCAGTAACccactcaaagaaggaaattagtttggcttgacaggatttgttcttgacaaatccatcttggctattccttataaccctgttatcctctaggtgtctataaattgattgtttaataatttcttccagtatctttccaggtatccaagttaggctgactggcccATAATTTCCTGTGTCCTCTTTGTTAACCCTTTTTAGCAAAGACTggagcaaaataggcattaaacacttcagccttcttgatgtcatccattTATTAGCATTCCTTCCCTGCTATAATGATCTACACTTTCCTTACAAACTGTTTCTCCATTGGGAAGGGTAACTGctgtagggggtgtgtgtgtgtatatatagagagagagcgCTCTCTatatatcagtggttcccaaactggggttcatgaacccctgggggtttgcaAAAATGTTACAGGGGATTCtcagggaaaaaattccctaatgatggacagagctgtccctagcgatagcatggggccagcagcccggagcccctggacttccaaaaggtaagcagatcaaagcaagaatatctatcacactgaggagatttaaacttcaagactccttgtaagaaatggaaagagaggtggatgttttttgctgtttttaaaattaaataggcagctagtatagttttaaaaattatgaagaacaagtttaagatttgttgtaacgtgcgttgtttgcctggactgcttaagatctgaatgcttgtgtaggaggaactctttgagctgGCTTCTTAAATTccttcatgctgtttcatgtctgatactccttgataaaacataggagccttgtcttacaACAGGCTAATTCATagtgatacaagctatgaaagtgagatcttggaagagtgttgctgttttcatactGTAGTAATACTGTAATGATTAATGatcaataattaataataaatagtgtgtgataagcatgtcataaaaacaaattttatatttccaagatcaatgcttttataatttatactctgGTAAAGGAGAGAATccctgaaaatattcatttttaggagggggttcacgagacttgacattttagtgaaaggggttcataGGTTgtttaaagtttgggaaccactactATATACGTATCTAGATATCTATGTGTATATATCTCTGAGTGTGGGTGTgtagatatctatatctatcgGGAAACCCATCTAGGTGTAAATAAGTTCTGTCACAAACCCATTTCAGGATTTTAATGAAGAGAGTTGTTAAGCTATTTTACCTTACTGAAATTAAAAAGCCCCCACACCTTAAAGAAACTGTCTTTACACACTAACATCCAATGGAGAACTCTTTCAATGTCAAACTATTTAACTACAAATAATTGCATTTATCTGCAATGAGAAAGTTAGTTAGTACTATATGAAATCCATGACCTTTGTCAGGTTAGAATACACATTGTGTTCTAATGCTTATAACTTGCATAGGTCTAATGCTATCTTTCACTTACTAAATCAACTGTCCAGTAAATCTAAGCTTCTAACATTGCTTGACATCACAGAAGTTGattttacaaaatcatcaaagcaAATTACCTTGAAAGGCAAACACTGCAAACTCTATCTGTTGCATAACAGTCACAGGTCAAGATAGCTGGGCAACTGTTGGCAGCTTTCTTGGCTACACCATTGTTCACTGCTTTTGTAGAAATAATCTTCTTCTTTGTTGCTAATTTTCTAGATGCAACATCCATCACCTTTGATTGCTTTATGAGCTGTAATACAGATGTTATATGTTCTAAATCAGgagtgggtaaactttttggcctgagggccacattggggtgtgAAACTATATGGAAGGCtgggtaggaaaggctgtgcccCCCTAAACAGCCTGGCTCTCGCCCCCTATtcgtcccctcccacttcctgccccctgactgtcctactcagaacccccacccctatccaaaccgccctcccccccactccctgtcccctgattgccctgacctatccacaccccctgatggccccagaacctccaccccctgttccctgtctcctgactgccccccggaaccccctgcccctaactactccgtccccgactgcccccgggaccccctacccaaccccccgccacccccttatcagagtggcaggagctcgcagcctcACTGCCCATGTGGCAGTGTAGCTGCATGGGagagggaacagcgggggaggagccaggggcgAGCCTCctaggccaggagctcaggggccaggcaggatggtcccacgggccagatgtggcccccgggctgtagtttgcccacctcttttCTAAATATTTCAAACATTTAAACGCTCTTTCCATTTTGCTTCACTCTTCCCCTTCCATTAAAGTGTTGAAAGCACTAACAAAAACATGTTACCAGTTTTAAAAGAGACCACCAGTCCTATTTACTGATATCTCAATGGCTAATAAAAGTACCAAGGGATTTAAGATTTGTAAAGTTAGTGGTGGTTTTCCTGgaaaattagacatttttcagTGACTACTCCTAATTCATATCCACAATATATTCATAAGTACTTTGAGAGAAACACTACATTGTGTTTACCAGTATAATGTAATTTAGTTATTGGCTagggttttgtctttttttctttttaataaagagaCTCGCTGTAAAAATGGAATGGAAAAACACTATAAGACGTGGAGTTAGATGCTAGTATTTGGCAACATTGTTTCAAAGCCTAAACTGCCCAGCTAAAATATCACTGTTAGCCAAACCCTCTGCTTTAGTTCATAGTCAGGGTTTTTCTTGCTAATGTCTAGTTTTTCACTAGACGTCATGCCCAGATTATAAACAGTGTAGTAAAAATGTTTATTACAAACATAGTCTGTTTTCTCTGTAGCCTTATCAACTGCAGAATACAAAAGCAAGTTTTTGGAATAATTTCTAAACTACACAGATAGAAAAAGATTAATTACTATATAAACAAAATCAGGTGGGGCAACAACTAGACCATAACAGTAACTGTCACTCAAACAgcttggaaaaaaatcacttaagaCTTTGCTAAAATGCCAATTCTGTTCAATAAGTTTTAGTGCCACAACAAATCACAAATAGTAGTTAGGGATATCTAGTACTGAAACACAAATAAGTTCAACTATTTAAATGTATAATTGATTGTGTTCCTGGTGAGCAGTATTGCTTACTTTTATTGTGGGGCTCTCCTGGTATGTGGAGCTATGGATATTAAAATTTCTCTCTCCAAAGACAGAGCGCTGGACAGAATGGTGCACAGACCCCTCCTACAATAGCAAAAAAGGACAATAAGAATTCAATCTGTAACACTGTCAGCTGTAATCTGACAGTATTTAAAAGTGTGATGTGACATAAGGCAAAAACAGCTGCATACAAGTCACTTTCAGGCACCAGCTTACTGTGTATGAAGAAAACAGTCTAGACAAACCCATAAACatgcttacaaaaaaaaatcGCGCTCCAGAAATATGCCAACACACCCTGAAATTTACATGTACGGCAGTTGAATTTTGATGTGTAACTAAAATGGAAATGAGAAACTTTCTGTGGGGAGGGAAGCCATGGTATGTATTGCTAAAATGTTAACTCCTTTTTACATAAGGAGATTCAGGGGCTCACCAAACATTACTGCATTTTACACAGCATGCAACATTACATAAGAATCCACTATTTTCATTTTTAGATATAGTAGACATTGAATGTGAAGTAATGTTCCAGGCCAACGTAGTTATTCAGAAACTAGTTCCATTTTCACAAACAGTTTAACTCTAACAAAACTTTTCCAACATGTTGCATAAATGCACACACAGTAAGATTTGGAACTGGACACTGACAAATTGTTTTAGTATTACATCTCCCCCTGTTGGATGAAGTAATACATTAAATAAACTCCTGCAGCAATATTAGTGAAAAAGACTCAGAACCTTTCCTTTTCCttgtttgttctgcatttgtgaGCAGCACCATTTATCAGATGTTTTTGAGGCTGACTGTTGAGCTATCTGTCTAGATGCTGTACCATTGACAGAAACCCTGTTTCCCAAGGTTAGGTGAGGCTTATTTTGTGAGCAACTTTCCTGTTGGCTTTCAGATTGGACAACTCTGAGTAGTTCTATTTTCGTATCGGGGGTTCCTTGTGCCAAACCAAAATCTACTAGGGCATACCTAAAAGACACaaatttaaaaagacaatttaagaaaattatattaaaacaaaacaaacaaaaaaccagttCCTTAGAACAGAAGCTAAGGTATACATTGGCATTCAACACACAGGGTTTGAAAATTTAGCTGACCCCTCTTACCTAGATGATTTAAACACATTAGCCAGGTGAAAAAGTTGTTCCACCATATCCACTGCAATTTAAAGAACAGTTATATGCTGTAACCGTAATAATAAATTTTCCatctaatgttttaaaaatgtatctcatTCTTAGGGCTagtcaaatataaaaaaattatccAATACAGACAAACACCAGTGAATAATCACTGAATACTAATCAATAAGCCTTAATTACTATATTGTTATACATACTTTCACTTGTATTGTTTCCCTGAGTTGTTTTCAGTGTCaaattcccccactcccccccacccatcccttaTCTTACCTTTACCTTCTCCCTATATTTTGTCATTTTTCCCACTGAAATTTCatacacactctcacacacacatgctctggGCTTGAAAATTTTTACTAGCTATTTAATAGCCAGAGGACTAAACCTAAGTGCCCTTAGCCAGTAATGTCCACTATCTTTCCTAAGTCTGGAGCTATGTCCAAAGAAGAAGTCAGTCCCCACCTTGTGCCTGTACCAAGCTCCTAAAAAATGGGATGGTGCTGGAATTTCTACCAGGGTGCTGCTTGGGGACTCATTTTCCATACCAGCTTCTAGCTAGTACATATCTGATACATTTAAAGCCATTATCTATCCCACATTGGATGCTGGAAAGGAGACTGAACAGTCTCTCTATTCCCCACATCTCATTCTCTAAGACTGGGTGGGTCTTTGCTACATTAACCTTTCCCCAGCCTTCAGAATGATCTGCGTGGAGTCTTTGCTACTTTATCCTTCAGCTTTCTGGCTGCTACCAAAGAGGGGTTTACAACCCCACCCATCAGTCTCACCTTTAGAATCCATTTCCCTAGTCAATAACTCCAGTGCCTGCCTCCACTATTGTACAGAACCACCTCAGACAACAGCTGAGTGAATCTTACTTGATTCTTATCAATTTCACTGCTGTCCAAAGGGATCCCAATAGTAACAGTGAAAACAGACAAGACCTATTAGTTTTCACAATGCTGAAGTCTGGCAACCTCTCAGCAGCACCACTGGAGCTGGCTGCAGACTTCAGAAGATACGACTGCATTAGTTTACACTTGATTCacatttgaaagttttttttttgtttttttttcttggcaatgATGAGTGTGATGGGGAGGACTATGtgcagaggccccctgctggaggcctcagggtcctgtcACACttatcccaggaaaggagcagtggagaggtcttCCAAGCAGTCTGGAGTGGCTGCAGGGGGGAAGCAATCAATCAAGGCCCAGGAGGGCACTATAAAAAGGATCTACAGAGACAGGGCAGTTGCTGCTTagagctggagaagaaaggactgcAAGCCTGGCTGACTGAGGGAACTGCAGCACAACGGACAACTACATAGGGGCAGGAACTGGGGGAGCGagaggctcctggctggctgctaggactgagCCAAAGAGTCAGCTAGCTGGGACCAGGGGAGCAGTGAAGGTGCTTTTGGCTGGCTGCAgggactgagcctggggcagcTGCAGGAAGACTGTCTCCAGGGAGGAGGCCCTAGAgatatggccccataccaggggTAGACTGGTTTAAAGACTGTGGACACCCCCAACCAAGGCGggtgcttgtgagaggtgggtgctgaccCCATTACATTGAGAACTAcaactttttttaattgaagactTTTTGGTTCCACAAAAGCTGATGgcacatacatacataaatgCTTATTACGTGCCATGGGAAAGTCATTCTGAGTCACTATTTTGTTTCATGCATGCAACAGTTGACTCATCAGATCTCATAAAACACTCTTCAGAAACAATAGAATGCTTTTCTAAAATGATTCTAGCAAAGTAAACAAGCAATATGGTAGAAATTCATCTTCTGAGAGTTAAGAAAATTACTTCCACAGAATTTGTAGACGTGTAGATTGGTGCAAGACAGTTTTCCCTATAAAGTTTTACCTTACTCTTGTACGGACTGTAGTGAAATATTTACCAAGCCATGAGGATATAGCTACTCACTAACAGGAAGGCAACTATTAACTCCTTGCAAAAGGTGGACAATATCACACTAGCTACCTTTAATTTAGTTACTTGCAGACAAAAGATAATTAATACAACCTGACCTAGTTTTAGGAATAGCTAATCTGTAGAAAAGCTGCTTAGTGGAagacaataaaaagaaaacatcaaCTTTCTTGCTATGCACGCTTGAGGTGTGCTGCAAGACACAAACAGGTTAACACATGCATTCTTTGAAAACCTATGCAGTACACAAATAAAGGTCAGTATTAACTATATTAAAGTAAACAATGGACGGTGATTTTATTCGGTTTAATCTTATTGAACATGCAACAATTTTACTAGTTTTACTCATtgagtttaaattaattttttaaaaagtatttgccATTTTGTGATCCAAAATTTTTTCATGTTTACTGTATTATTTCTTCTTTCCCACCCTGACTAAGTCCCTAAATTCtaaataagaatttttttatatatatatatttagttcTACTGCTTAAGCACATTGTATAGCTGGAAGGAAAAACCCAGAAACTTAATTTGCTATGTTCTGTCAAGGCACACGTTCCCAAATGAGATCATAATAAAAGTCATATGTGTAGACTTACTCTTTCAGCTGCCTGTTGTACAGGAAGTTACTGGGCTTGACATCACGGTGAACAATACCAAAGTGATGAATGCGCCTCAATGCTTTAAACAGATTAAACATGTATTCTCGTACTTcttcaaaagagagagagttcaaAATGTCCTGAAAGATTATTTGAATATTGTAATTTTGCAACTCTTTATAATTAAGTATTTTACTGCTTATATAAAAAGAAGGGTGGGACTCACCAAAAAGGATTCATGTTCCAGATATGGCATAACGATAACTACATGATCATTTTTTCTAAAGCAATATCTAACTCCCATAACGTTATCCTGCCCCctaaaggaaaaacaaagtaCTATCTTGaaacaacaaacagaaaatagGTTATTTCACCTGGCTCCCACAGAAAACTTCAGCAATGCTTTTTCTATTAAATACACAAATTCCACACTGCCAGCAACCTATCAGCATGTACTCTGAACACAATCCCCTCATTACTTTTCTCAAAGTGTTTCATTCTTCAATTTGCAACAAAGGGCTCTCCAGACCATTGGTGCGTCATGGTCCACTTTTAGGGCTTGAGTCTGCTCCCATGGATTTGCATGATCCAGGATTGAGCCCTTTAAGAGCAACTGGCTTAATCTCAGGAAAGAGCTATTCCAACCATCTGCCTTGAAAGCAGCAAATATCATCAAAGCACCTTTATTCCTAAACCAGTGAAGAGAATTCAGTGCCATTGGCCAGTATTTTCAGATGTACTAGAGAGGATTCTATCACAGCTATTTCCTACCTAAACCATGTTTGATTGCATATGTATACTGTGTAACTCTTAGAACTTTTTACTAGCAAATACAAAGTCAGCTGCAAATAAAGCAACATGAGCATTATAGCGAACATGATCCATTTATGGTATGCCCTTGATATAAAgagttactgatttttttttttttaattttcttgtgGTCAAAACTCCAGCAAAATGCAAGTAGTACCAAAACTAAAAAGTAATTAGACACACAACTTAGTTTTAGATGACATTTAAATTCAGTTATGACATCTTTAATTCCTTTTGCTTAAAAAAGTGTCTTGTTTAACCTACCCTGCTATTGTAAGGCACTGAAGTTCAGCAGCAATTCGTAGAGGATGACTAGTTGGAATTAGGTGTTTCAAAGCCATTTTTTCCTCACATCCTGCTTGTTGCTGGGCTGTGGCCAAATAAACTGAACTAAAAGTACCTGTAAGAAAGTATGAAGCCTATGTTTAACCTCTTTGGATTAGCTGCGTTAAAGTATTTCATGTTACTGGTCTGACTGCTGCACTTGTGGTGAAAGAGAATCTATTTGAGTCAAGTTAAGTTTGTGATACAACAATAGGTTTTCAAGTCAAGGCTAAAGCATGAGGAAAACCTTTAAAAAGTGGTTTTAGTACAGAAAGCCACTTAAGTACTTCAGGGTTATcaaacaaattttaaagaaaattagccATTAGTGTCCAGAAATTGGGAAGTACAAAATAAGTAACATTTCTTATTAATAGAccagaaaatataatttaaagtaATTACAACCGCAAATGTTTGACCAGTATGCAAGCATAACAAGTCTGTGGTTCCATATACAGATCACAGTTGCCAGCAAGAATCAACCTCAATACTATCAGCAACAAAAACACAGAACCctccacttgagctaaaggaataatATCAATAACTATTAATAAGTAGCAAGACCTTTGCCTTGTTGGGGAGAGAAACTGAAGGGAGGATATAACCCCACACCCTAAGTTAGTGCAAGTAGAAACACATCTTTACATGTAAGCCTTCAGTATTGCCAGTGTCACAAATGTCACTTTTTAGCAACATACTCACTTCGATCAACAGGGTTAGAAACACCAGTTGTAAATGAGAACCTTATTTAATGACATTTTATTGTTTATTCATGACAAGAAGCATTCCATGCTCTTGAATTTTCAGATTGCTGTTCTGAACTAAATATGTAGCTTTCTTTTAAATTAGTCTGTAAAGCTACTAAGTATTACAATCATaaatagctgtttaaaaaaattaaacctctACTTTCTAGACTTTCGAAGAGAAGTCAAAACATCAATAGTGAAAAACTTTCAAAGATcgtgtgggtaaaattttcaaaaatgtgtaggCTcccatcctgcaaatatttatacatatgcttaattttattgccctgagcaatcccattgatttcaatgggattactcatagtaaagttaagcatatgcatggTCACAGAATTGCGGCCTATGTCCCATtgtcaaattttgaaaattttaccgtGTGCCTAGTTTGAGcccatatattaaaaatatcttaGCAATAATCATCCATTCTCCTCTCTTAGCCCCACCCACAGGGTTTAATATTGGAAAAGCAGAGACAACTTTACTGGTAGTGAAATGTCTCACCAGAGTATAATTGTACATTTAGAATGTACACTTTACAGACAAATATAGGTGGATTAAATCTTCGTAGACATGCTTGGCTAGATCTACTCCAAGAGCTGCAGCAACCTGTGGCAGTTTAAAGTGTATGTGATTAAACATCTTGTTTTGATTTAGACCAGTCTACTTTGGtaagagcaggggttctcaaactgggggttgggacccctcagggggttgggaggttattacatggctggtcacaagctgtcagcctccaccccaaaccctgtgctttgcctccagcatttatcatggtgtttaaatatataaaaatgtgaaaggggtcaccaatacaaaagtttgagaaccactgggtaaGAGGTTTCAAGAATCTGGCAGGAAAATCTCTTT
The nucleotide sequence above comes from Chelonia mydas isolate rCheMyd1 chromosome 8, rCheMyd1.pri.v2, whole genome shotgun sequence. Encoded proteins:
- the CDC7 gene encoding cell division cycle 7-related protein kinase isoform X3, which produces MALKHLIPTSHPLRIAAELQCLTIAGGQDNVMGVRYCFRKNDHVVIVMPYLEHESFLDILNSLSFEEVREYMFNLFKALRRIHHFGIVHRDVKPSNFLYNRQLKEYALVDFGLAQGTPDTKIELLRVVQSESQQESCSQNKPHLTLGNRVSVNGTASRQIAQQSASKTSDKWCCSQMQNKQGKGKEGSVHHSVQRSVFGERNFNIHSSTYQESPTIKLIKQSKVMDVASRKLATKKKIISTKAVNNGVAKKAANSCPAILTCDCYATDRVCSVCLSRRQQVAPRAGTPGFRAPEVLTKCPTQTTAIDMWSAGIIFLSLLSGRYPFYKASDDLTALAQIMTIRGSRETIQAAKTFGKSVLCTKEVPAQDLRTLCERLRGTNSSCAKSTSDMHTNSLYEPALAIETDKKVEFASQPLGEQIQRLKNNCHEGDNGLEIKITGKATDLKGWDRVPDEAYDLLDKLLDLNPATRITAKEALLHHFFKDIRQ
- the CDC7 gene encoding cell division cycle 7-related protein kinase isoform X1 — protein: MEASLNTYQDEQPPLQAENFYRKHEKNSKLSGVKKDIEKLYEAVPQLVKVFKIKEKIGEGTFSSVYLATAQQQAGCEEKMALKHLIPTSHPLRIAAELQCLTIAGGQDNVMGVRYCFRKNDHVVIVMPYLEHESFLDILNSLSFEEVREYMFNLFKALRRIHHFGIVHRDVKPSNFLYNRQLKEYALVDFGLAQGTPDTKIELLRVVQSESQQESCSQNKPHLTLGNRVSVNGTASRQIAQQSASKTSDKWCCSQMQNKQGKGKEGSVHHSVQRSVFGERNFNIHSSTYQESPTIKLIKQSKVMDVASRKLATKKKIISTKAVNNGVAKKAANSCPAILTCDCYATDRVCSVCLSRRQQVAPRAGTPGFRAPEVLTKCPTQTTAIDMWSAGIIFLSLLSGRYPFYKASDDLTALAQIMTIRGSRETIQAAKTFGKSVLCTKEVPAQDLRTLCERLRGTNSSCAKSTSDMHTNSLYEPALAIETDKKVEFASQPLGEQIQRLKNNCHEGDNGLEIKITGKATDLKGWDRVPDEAYDLLDKLLDLNPATRITAKEALLHHFFKDIRQ